The window GCTTACCCAAGTCAGATTTTACTTCTCTGAGTGCATTTCCAATTTGCCTTACAACTTCGCCTCTTTGAGGGGCGGGAACATTCCTCCAGTGTTTATACGCTTCCTGTGCTTGTTTAACCACAAGTTCATAAGATTGCTTGTCTGTGAGTTGCACCTTTGCGATAAGCTCACCATCAGCGGGAGAAAAAGAGCCTAAAAAGGTCTCTTTTGTTTCTATCCAATTATTCCCGGTACAAGTACCTTTGTTTTCTTCTGTAATTCCGAGCCTCTTTAAGGCTGATTTTATTCCAAATTGATCTGACATCTCTATTGGGTTTATAATTCTTCAATATTGGTAAAACTACTAAAAAAACATAAAAATTATCTCAAAAGAAGCCTTTTCAGATCAACTGCATCCAGATAAGGTTTTAATTTTCTGCTTGGAGATATCCTGTATACAAAATTGATTCTATAGTTTCCTGTCAACATTGAATTATCAAAATCATTGTTTCTTATCATGTTGACTCTATTGTGCACATAGTTTGCATTTATTGACCATCTTTCAGAATTATAACCAACGAAACCTCGTAAAAACAGATTGGAGCTTACACCCCATTTTTGTTGGGAACCATCTTCAAAAAATAATCTTTGTTGCCCAAGACTTAAGTTTGTGGACGCGTATCCTGTTATAAAAAAATGCTTTAAAATCACGAAAGTATGCACATAACCTACATTTGGTCCAAATTGAAAATATCTCGTCACATCAAAATTCCTATCTTCAGTAGATAAAAATCCTTGTGGAAGAAATGGTTCATCATTGCTTGCAGTCCCTCCATACAACTCAAAGCCTACAAATGGACTTCCTGCTGATCGTTTTTGCCATTCACTTTGCAAAAATGCAGCCCTAAGAGAAATTTTATCACCATTAAATAAATATTGGACATTGGTTCCAATTTTTCTTGCTCTCATATTTGGTAACAAAAGAAAAGGTTCTTCCGCTGTTGAAAATTCGCCTAAATCAGCATAGTAGCCCCGGTAAAATTGTAGAAATAGATCAATTACTAGATTCTTCGGGTATGCATGGGCTTGTAAATCAAGGTATTTAGAATCACCTGTTCCTTTGTCTGGATTCAAAAACCCAAAGCCGTAAGCAACATTCAAAGTCAGCCCGTTATACGTTGCTCCCAGCCCTAGATTCATAGTGGAATTTGGCTCAAACTTTATATTTTGATCAGAAACCCTATCTCGAATATTGAATTCAGTATACTTTCTTGAAGTATAAATCCTTGTAATCAATTGATCTGGAAAAGTTACATAATAAGCACTATCAGCTACATCTTGAGCATAAATTGGATTTTCAAACATTCCAAAAAGCAGCAATAAGAGCAGAGATACTTTAGATACACAAGAACCATTACGATTGAACTTTTGAAAATCTGGAATCATTTGGACTTATTTGGTAATCAATTAAGAAAGAAATATAAATAAAAAATCCTGCCGAAGCAGGATTTAATGTTTTGAAATGAAGACCAGTAAAAATGATTCTCATAATAGTCTTCAATTCAAATTTAAAACAAAAATTATTAGCAGAAAAAGTTGCTTAATCACCCGATACAAATATAAAGAAGTTTAGATCAATTATCCAAGAAAAATTTCATGGTATTTTTAGATAAAATATAAAAATAATAACAAATATAATTTTTCTGATTCTTTGAAAATTGAATAAATCATGTCTTATAAGCTTAAAAGTTTCTCGGTTCTTAAAATAATTTAATGAAAAAAATTTGTGGTTTCATTTTTAAAATTCACCAAATAATTGTTTTTCAACCAAATAAAAAGACATTATACTTGATATGCATAAAAATCACATATTTTACACCTGATTTTAACCCATCTGTTGTTGATTTCGGGAATATTTTATACTAAAAAATATAGTTTGAACTGAATTAATTTATTATTAAAGTATTTATATTTTTATTAAAGAAGTACAAGAACTTAAATTTATAAAAAATACATATTTCTGTATATGAAAAATTAAAACGGGCAACTTTTTCTTAACTTTTCCAAATCAATTTCAATTTCATAATCATAAAAATTTTTCAAAATATCATCAAGTTGAGTAGTTGAGTTGATTTTAACGGGAGCATTATCTTTTCTATTTACAGATAAAAAATAATCAAAAAATTTGAATCCATTACCCACTATTTTATCAGAAAACTCAATCCATATAGAAGGTACTCTGTATGCGTCGGCGACAATCAATCCATGAAGAGAGCTAGATATAATTTTATCACATGAAAGTATATCATCAATTACATTTAATGGATTTTTTTGTTGAACATCAATAATTAAAATATATGAATATCCGCCTACGTACAAGTAGGCAAATTTTATACTTTGACAATACGTGTCAATAACTTTCAGGGCTGTATTTTAAGTGTTTAATTGGCTTGAAATAAAGAAAGAAGCCATGACTATCCTACAATTCAATGAAAGATATCCAGATGAGGCAAGTTGCATTCATTTCTTTAAGGAACAAAGAGAAAGGGAAGGCATTATTTGTAAGAAATGTAAGTCCAGAGAACACTACTGGCTTAATTCTCTCAATATGTTTCAATGTAAACATTGTGAATTTAGGACAGGCCTGAAGAATGGTACCGTTATGGAAAACAGCAAGTTGCCATTAAGGATCTGGTTGCTTGCAATGACACTTGTAAGTGCAACCAAGAAGGGGTTTAGCTGCCTGGAACTCCAGAGGCAGATGGGGCATAGTAGATACGAGACTGTTTTCAGGCTGTACCACAAGCTCCGAGAAGCAATGGGTAAACGTGATAGCCAATATAAACTAGAGGATATGGTTGAATATGATGAGGCTTTTGTAAGCAAGGCAACAAAATCTTCGGAAAGGATGAAGCTGAAGAAAGGACGCGGAAGTCAAAAACAAGCTTCCGTTGCTGTCATGGCTGAATCATCTATTCTTGAAGACTTAATTACCGGAGAAAAGGACAAAAGCTGCAGATATTTCAAGATGGTCAAAATAGATAACTTGAAGGCAAAAACAGCCGAAAAACTGATAAAAGGCCTGATTGACAAGAAAGCTGTGGTTCAGACTGATGAAAGTACGACTTATTCTAACCTAGAAGATTGTATCGATGTCCATGTAAGCGAACTATCCTCCACAAAAGAAGGTAAGTTCAATCTCAAATGGGTACATATAGCAATAAGTAACCTCAAAAGAGATCTGCAGAAGTACCATAATGGTTGGGACTATGACAAAAACTGTGTAAGTTGGTTTAGCTACTTACGAAGTTAAAGTTATACCTCGAAATTCTCTGTGTGATTTAGAAGAAATCGCACAGAGAATTTGAGGAACCCGCGGTAGGCGAATACCCGATCTGTGTGTGGACAATTTCTTACCTTTAACACACAGATTGCAAAAATGAAAAAAGAAGATCTATTAAATGATGATTTCCTCAAGCAGTTCAAGACTGCAGGGGAGCTCAATTCCTTTCTTCAACAGCTTCAGAAAAGAGCTGTCGAGAAAATGCTTGAAGGCGAGTTAGATGCCCATCTTGGTTATGAAAAGCATCAGAACTCCGATAATTCCAATTCAAGAAATGGCCATTCCAGCAAAACCATAAAGAACTCCTTTGGAGAAGCTGAAATCAAAGTCCCAAGAGACCGGGACGGCAGCTTTGAGCCTGCCCTTGTGCCCAAACGCAAAAGGATGGCAGAGGGCGTTGAAAACGTGATCATATCCATGTATGCTAAGGGAATGTCAAACCAGGACATCGAAGAGCAGATCCGGGAGCTTTATGACATCAATGTATCCACTTCCACCATCTCAAGGGTTACCAGTGCCGTAGCGGAGGATATTGTTGCATGGAGAAACAGGCCACTTGACCCTGTATACCTGATCGTTTGGATGGATGGTATATCCTTCAAAGTCAGGGAGAACTCCAAAGTAGTTAATAAGACCGTTTATATTGCTGTTGGCCTCAGAACTAACGGCCTCAAAGAGATACTCGGCCTTTGGCTTGGTAAGAATGAATCTTCCGCTTTTTGGATGGGGGTACTCACTGACCTGAAAGCCAGAGGGGTTGAAGATATTCTCATAACAGCAACTGATAACCTGAACGGGTTTACTGATACAATAAAGGCCTCCTTCCCTCAGTCAGTCACCCAGATATGTGTTGTCCACCAGATCAGAAATGCATGTAGATATGTCGTATGGAAAGACCGTAAGGCCTTTACTAGGGATATGAAGGAAATTTATACCGCCCCTACTAAGGACGCCGCATGGGCTGCTCTTAACGATTTTGCCAAAAAATGGGACTCCAAATACTCGTATGCAATCAAAAGCTGGAGGGACAACTGGGATGAACTCACCGTTTTCTTCGATTACCCGGTTGAAATCCGCAAAATCATCTATACCACCAACCTGATTGAAAACCTGAATGGAAAGATCAGAAAATACACCAAAAACAAGCTCTCTTTCCCAACAGATGATGCTGTTATGAAGTCTGTTTTCCTCGCTGCAAGAGAAGCATCGAAAAAATGGACTATGCCCATTCGGGACTGGGGCACTATTCTTAACAGTTTCCTGCTTATATTTGGTGATAGGGTCAGGCTTCTTGAAACCTGACCATAAAATCATAATTTAAAGTTTACACACTTATCGGGATAGTGTCATATGGTTTCAGAAAAGATGCTTCAAAACTATCTCAATGAATTCTGTTACAAACTAAACCGAAGATACTTTGGTGAAAAACTATTTGACAGATTGGTTATTGCAAGCATTTGCCCCTACTTGTATACAAGCGGATAATCATATTAAAATATCCTCAACATCAACAAATTGATTTAGCCATTCATTCTTTTTGTCCACATAATGCGGGAGGATTCCAACTTTGTATTTCTTTTTAAAACTTGGATTGTAAATATCAGGCATTAGTAAAGC is drawn from Belliella baltica DSM 15883 and contains these coding sequences:
- a CDS encoding polysaccharide pyruvyl transferase family protein, with the translated sequence MYVGGYSYILIIDVQQKNPLNVIDDILSCDKIISSSLHGLIVADAYRVPSIWIEFSDKIVGNGFKFFDYFLSVNRKDNAPVKINSTTQLDDILKNFYDYEIEIDLEKLRKSCPF
- a CDS encoding IS256 family transposase encodes the protein MKKEDLLNDDFLKQFKTAGELNSFLQQLQKRAVEKMLEGELDAHLGYEKHQNSDNSNSRNGHSSKTIKNSFGEAEIKVPRDRDGSFEPALVPKRKRMAEGVENVIISMYAKGMSNQDIEEQIRELYDINVSTSTISRVTSAVAEDIVAWRNRPLDPVYLIVWMDGISFKVRENSKVVNKTVYIAVGLRTNGLKEILGLWLGKNESSAFWMGVLTDLKARGVEDILITATDNLNGFTDTIKASFPQSVTQICVVHQIRNACRYVVWKDRKAFTRDMKEIYTAPTKDAAWAALNDFAKKWDSKYSYAIKSWRDNWDELTVFFDYPVEIRKIIYTTNLIENLNGKIRKYTKNKLSFPTDDAVMKSVFLAAREASKKWTMPIRDWGTILNSFLLIFGDRVRLLET
- a CDS encoding IS1595 family transposase — encoded protein: MENSKLPLRIWLLAMTLVSATKKGFSCLELQRQMGHSRYETVFRLYHKLREAMGKRDSQYKLEDMVEYDEAFVSKATKSSERMKLKKGRGSQKQASVAVMAESSILEDLITGEKDKSCRYFKMVKIDNLKAKTAEKLIKGLIDKKAVVQTDESTTYSNLEDCIDVHVSELSSTKEGKFNLKWVHIAISNLKRDLQKYHNGWDYDKNCVSWFSYLRS
- a CDS encoding DUF4421 domain-containing protein; translated protein: MIPDFQKFNRNGSCVSKVSLLLLLLFGMFENPIYAQDVADSAYYVTFPDQLITRIYTSRKYTEFNIRDRVSDQNIKFEPNSTMNLGLGATYNGLTLNVAYGFGFLNPDKGTGDSKYLDLQAHAYPKNLVIDLFLQFYRGYYADLGEFSTAEEPFLLLPNMRARKIGTNVQYLFNGDKISLRAAFLQSEWQKRSAGSPFVGFELYGGTASNDEPFLPQGFLSTEDRNFDVTRYFQFGPNVGYVHTFVILKHFFITGYASTNLSLGQQRLFFEDGSQQKWGVSSNLFLRGFVGYNSERWSINANYVHNRVNMIRNNDFDNSMLTGNYRINFVYRISPSRKLKPYLDAVDLKRLLLR